A stretch of the Clostridium fungisolvens genome encodes the following:
- a CDS encoding SDR family NAD(P)-dependent oxidoreductase, with protein sequence MKNNYTLITGATSGIGYELAKLFAKDKNNLIIVGRDTERLKKVKAELEEINSIKVHSVEADLKLEAYVEKVIKFVDENNLTVENLVNNAGFGSFGHFHEVDTEKDLDMIKVNIYALTRLTKSFLPRIIELDKGGILNVASTAAFVPGPKMSVYYATKAYVLSLTEALGEELKDTNVKITALCPGPVKTNFQSRAEVMKSEKAKKYMMDAETVAYIGYKNYLKGKLIVIPGLKNKFMIQALRVAPRSAIRKIIRSVNTK encoded by the coding sequence ATGAAGAATAATTATACGTTAATAACTGGAGCAACCTCTGGTATAGGCTATGAATTAGCTAAGCTTTTTGCAAAAGACAAAAATAACTTAATTATAGTTGGAAGAGATACGGAAAGATTAAAGAAAGTAAAAGCTGAGCTTGAAGAAATAAATTCTATAAAGGTTCATTCTGTAGAAGCAGATTTAAAACTAGAAGCTTATGTGGAAAAAGTAATTAAATTTGTTGATGAAAATAACTTAACTGTGGAAAACTTAGTGAACAATGCGGGTTTTGGTTCTTTTGGACATTTTCATGAAGTTGATACAGAAAAAGATTTAGATATGATTAAGGTTAATATATATGCATTAACTAGACTTACTAAAAGCTTTCTTCCTAGAATTATTGAATTAGATAAGGGTGGGATTTTAAACGTGGCATCTACAGCAGCATTTGTACCAGGGCCTAAGATGTCTGTTTATTATGCAACCAAAGCTTATGTATTATCATTAACTGAAGCTTTAGGAGAAGAGCTTAAGGATACTAATGTAAAAATAACAGCACTTTGTCCTGGACCTGTAAAGACTAATTTTCAAAGCCGTGCAGAAGTTATGAAGTCTGAAAAAGCTAAAAAATATATGATGGATGCTGAAACTGTAGCATATATAGGTTATAAAAATTATCTTAAAGGAAAACTAATTGTTATACCTGGACTTAAAAATAAGTTTATGATTCAAGCGTTAAGGGTTGCTCCACGAAGTGCTATAAGAAAAATAATAAGAAGTGTTAATACAAAATAG
- a CDS encoding GNAT family N-acetyltransferase, producing MEWIIKHFRDLTIEELYEIVKSRNEVFIGEQEVKEQDLDDRDKDCYHLFAMDSGRVVAYCRILKAGVAYKDPSIGRVLVTGSHRRIGLANKMMVRAIEFIKSELDEDNITLSAQEYVVNLYEGLGFKRKSEVYMEAGIPHIKMRYE from the coding sequence ATGGAGTGGATTATAAAACATTTTAGGGATTTAACTATAGAAGAACTTTATGAAATCGTAAAATCGAGAAACGAAGTATTTATAGGCGAACAGGAAGTTAAGGAGCAGGATTTGGATGATAGGGATAAAGATTGTTATCATCTTTTTGCAATGGATAGTGGGAGAGTAGTTGCTTACTGTAGGATTCTTAAGGCTGGAGTAGCATACAAAGACCCTTCTATAGGTCGTGTGCTGGTTACAGGAAGTCACAGAAGGATTGGACTTGCTAATAAGATGATGGTAAGAGCAATTGAATTTATAAAAAGTGAATTGGATGAAGATAATATAACATTATCAGCGCAAGAGTATGTAGTAAATTTATACGAAGGTTTAGGATTTAAGAGAAAATCTGAGGTTTACATGGAGGCAGGAATTCCTCATATCAAAATGAGATATGAATAA
- a CDS encoding SDR family oxidoreductase codes for MDKNHKFPTSFPPQHQDRQPGFENEMNPRPIFEMEGYNLSSNRLKDKVAIITGGDSGIGRAVSIAFAKEGAKVAIVYLHEEDDAEETKGIIDKCGAQCMLISGDIGYEDFCGQVVKKVMDQWGKIDILVNNAAEQHVQNSLKDISADQLEKTFRTNVFGAFYMSKAVLPHLKCGGNIINTTSITAYKGNETLIDYSSTKGALVSFTRALSQSLAKTGIRVNSVAPGPIWTPLIPASFSGEDVKSFGSDTPMGRAGQPVELAQAYVFLASNDASYITGQTIHVNGGNIVNG; via the coding sequence ATGGATAAAAATCATAAGTTCCCAACTAGTTTTCCACCACAGCACCAAGATAGGCAGCCAGGCTTTGAAAATGAAATGAATCCAAGACCAATCTTTGAAATGGAAGGATATAATCTATCCTCTAATAGATTAAAAGATAAAGTAGCTATAATAACCGGTGGAGATAGTGGTATAGGAAGAGCAGTTTCTATAGCTTTTGCAAAAGAAGGTGCTAAAGTTGCCATAGTATACTTACATGAAGAAGATGATGCAGAAGAAACAAAGGGCATAATAGATAAATGTGGAGCTCAATGTATGCTTATAAGTGGAGATATAGGCTATGAGGATTTCTGTGGTCAAGTAGTAAAGAAGGTAATGGATCAATGGGGCAAAATTGACATCTTAGTTAATAATGCAGCAGAACAACATGTACAAAATAGTCTTAAGGATATAAGTGCAGATCAACTAGAAAAAACCTTTAGAACTAATGTATTTGGAGCGTTTTATATGAGCAAGGCAGTTTTGCCACATTTAAAATGTGGAGGGAATATAATCAATACCACTTCCATTACAGCTTATAAGGGTAATGAAACCTTAATAGATTATTCATCAACCAAGGGAGCTTTGGTAAGCTTCACAAGAGCACTATCCCAGAGTCTTGCAAAGACAGGAATAAGAGTTAATTCAGTTGCACCAGGCCCAATATGGACACCACTTATACCTGCAAGTTTTTCCGGAGAAGATGTTAAAAGCTTTGGATCAGATACACCTATGGGCAGAGCAGGTCAACCAGTAGAATTAGCTCAAGCTTATGTGTTCTTAGCTTCTAATGATGCATCATATATAACAGGTCAAACTATACATGTTAATGGTGGCAATATAGTCAATGGATAA
- a CDS encoding FMN-dependent NADH-azoreductase, protein MSKVLFITANPKPVKASYSLTVAKEFIEEYKKVNPNDEVVNIDVYKDNIPLIDEDVFEAWGKLAGGVAFNELSLEQQQKVGTLGALVDEFIKVDKYVFVSPLWNFGIPPMLKAYIDAVSVAGKTFKYTESGSVGLLSGKKAIHIQARGGIYSYGPTAEFELGDRYIKSVLGFFGITDYSSVIVEGANYAPDKAEEIKNAAIENAKEAAKNF, encoded by the coding sequence ATGTCAAAAGTTTTATTTATTACTGCAAATCCAAAACCAGTTAAGGCTTCATACAGCTTAACTGTAGCAAAAGAATTTATTGAGGAATATAAAAAGGTTAACCCTAACGATGAAGTTGTTAATATAGATGTTTATAAGGATAATATACCTCTTATAGATGAAGATGTTTTTGAAGCTTGGGGAAAACTAGCAGGTGGAGTAGCCTTTAATGAACTTTCACTAGAGCAGCAACAAAAGGTAGGAACTCTAGGTGCCCTAGTTGATGAATTTATAAAGGTAGACAAATATGTATTTGTATCGCCACTTTGGAACTTTGGAATTCCTCCAATGCTAAAAGCTTACATTGATGCTGTATCGGTAGCTGGAAAGACTTTTAAATATACTGAAAGCGGATCAGTAGGTTTATTAAGTGGTAAAAAAGCTATACACATACAAGCTAGAGGCGGAATATATAGTTATGGACCAACTGCTGAGTTCGAGCTAGGAGATAGATATATAAAATCTGTTCTTGGTTTCTTCGGAATTACAGACTATTCATCTGTAATAGTTGAAGGTGCAAACTATGCTCCAGACAAAGCTGAAGAAATTAAAAATGCAGCTATAGAAAATGCAAAAGAAGCTGCTAAGAACTTCTAA
- a CDS encoding winged helix-turn-helix transcriptional regulator, translating to MDKCQLCPKFEAAFSLLGKRWSGLIIRTLLSGPKRFSDISETIPNMSARMLTERFKELEKEGIIKRTVYPEIPVRIEYELTDKGRDLETAMDEIQKWAEKWS from the coding sequence ATGGATAAGTGTCAACTTTGCCCTAAGTTTGAAGCAGCCTTTTCCCTACTTGGTAAAAGGTGGTCTGGCTTAATAATAAGAACTTTACTAAGTGGTCCAAAGAGATTTTCAGATATATCCGAAACAATTCCTAATATGAGTGCAAGAATGCTTACAGAGCGCTTTAAGGAATTAGAAAAGGAAGGTATCATAAAGAGAACCGTATATCCTGAAATCCCAGTAAGGATAGAATATGAGCTTACTGACAAAGGAAGAGATCTTGAAACAGCAATGGATGAAATTCAGAAATGGGCTGAAAAATGGAGTTAA
- a CDS encoding AI-2E family transporter yields MKRKKIIYNLLIINLVLLAIFLYSKVPTLIIFAHKIAKVVLVPVIIGVFFFYLVKPLNDFLLKKGTKNGIAAMLTLIITVIVLSGFFVFLGSRLIREFQMLISKVSNTLQSDSLIKGFNDYFTKNLDLGWVYEKIVRYVETYLYMLGKRGMRVFSYAMNLFSVLLLILVIIFYLLKDGLRFTGSIIKLVPDRYKDKVSSIMSESNKVLSSYVTGQACVALSLSVMVYIGYKVVGMPSALILASTTFILAFIPFVGFFVSMIIPYIIAISVGLHMIIKLTVLFMIAQGVKGRIVVPLIMSKAMKIHPLTDIFLVIAAATLIGPLGAFAVVPVYAVLKVILVNLNLITSDNKIIYDKDK; encoded by the coding sequence ATGAAGAGGAAAAAAATAATATATAATCTTTTAATAATAAATTTAGTTTTACTAGCGATATTTCTTTATAGCAAAGTACCAACACTAATAATTTTTGCCCATAAAATTGCAAAGGTTGTACTTGTACCAGTAATTATAGGAGTATTCTTTTTTTATCTAGTAAAACCATTAAATGATTTCCTTTTAAAAAAGGGTACAAAAAACGGGATTGCGGCTATGTTGACTTTAATAATTACAGTTATAGTACTATCTGGATTTTTTGTGTTTTTAGGATCGCGTTTGATAAGAGAATTTCAGATGCTTATCTCAAAAGTATCAAATACTTTGCAGAGTGATTCATTAATAAAGGGCTTTAATGATTATTTTACAAAAAACTTAGATCTTGGATGGGTTTATGAAAAGATTGTGAGATATGTAGAAACATATTTATACATGCTTGGAAAGAGAGGTATGAGAGTATTTAGTTACGCAATGAATTTGTTTTCTGTATTATTACTTATACTTGTAATAATATTTTACCTTCTAAAGGATGGATTAAGGTTTACAGGAAGTATTATCAAGTTAGTTCCAGATAGGTATAAAGATAAGGTGTCCTCAATTATGAGCGAAAGTAATAAGGTACTATCTTCCTATGTTACTGGTCAGGCTTGTGTAGCATTATCTTTATCAGTTATGGTATATATAGGATATAAAGTAGTAGGAATGCCTAGTGCTCTTATCTTAGCTTCAACTACATTTATATTAGCCTTTATTCCTTTTGTGGGATTCTTTGTTTCAATGATAATACCGTATATTATTGCCATAAGTGTTGGTCTTCATATGATAATAAAGCTTACAGTATTATTTATGATTGCACAAGGGGTTAAAGGAAGAATTGTGGTTCCTTTAATAATGTCAAAAGCAATGAAGATACATCCACTGACCGATATATTTTTGGTTATAGCTGCCGCTACTTTAATTGGTCCATTAGGTGCTTTTGCAGTAGTACCAGTGTATGCAGTGCTTAAGGTTATACTAGTAAATCTAAATTTAATAACTTCTGATAATAAAATTATATACGATAAAGATAAATGA
- the hcp gene encoding hydroxylamine reductase, translating into MSMFCYQCQEAAGCKGCTIKGVCGKTEDVAKSQDLLIYVVKGLAVVNNEGRKVGVTSKKADNFIVDSLFATITNANFDRDVFISRIREGLALREELKAEVAKAGGNVGVTNESWLTKILSFVGLKREEESKLPEATTWFSTNIDEFNEKAETVGVLSTKDEDIRSLRELTTYGLKGMSAYVKQARALGFENDEVVAFMAQALAELLDDTKTVDDYVALALKAGEVGVSGMALLDTANTKTYGNPEITKVNIGVRNNPGILISGHDLRDLEQLLEQTEGTGVDVYTHSEMLPAHYYPAFKKYTHFAGNYGNAWWKQNEEFEKFNGPILMTTNCIVTPKDSYKDRIYTTGVTGFPGVKHIDADANGIKDFSALIEQAKKLPSPTEIETGEIIGGFAHEQVFALADKVVDAVKSGAIKRFFVMAGCDGRAKSRNYYTEFAEKLPKDTVILTAGCAKYKYNKLNLGDIGGIPRVLDAGQCNDSYSLALIALKLKEVFGLADINELPISYNIAWYEQKAVIVLLSLLYLGVKNIHLGPTLPAFLSPNVANVLVKNFGIGGITNVDDDMAMFLAQ; encoded by the coding sequence ATGAGTATGTTTTGTTATCAATGTCAAGAAGCAGCTGGCTGCAAAGGATGTACAATAAAAGGTGTATGTGGTAAGACTGAAGATGTAGCAAAATCACAAGATTTATTGATATATGTTGTTAAAGGTCTTGCAGTAGTAAACAATGAAGGAAGAAAAGTTGGAGTTACAAGTAAGAAAGCTGACAACTTCATAGTTGATAGTTTATTTGCAACAATAACAAACGCAAACTTTGATAGAGATGTATTTATATCAAGAATAAGAGAAGGTTTAGCTTTAAGAGAAGAGCTAAAGGCTGAAGTAGCTAAAGCAGGCGGAAATGTTGGAGTAACAAATGAAAGCTGGTTAACTAAGATACTTTCTTTCGTTGGATTAAAGAGAGAAGAAGAAAGCAAGCTTCCAGAAGCAACAACTTGGTTCTCAACTAACATTGATGAGTTCAATGAAAAAGCTGAAACTGTAGGTGTTCTTTCAACAAAGGATGAAGATATAAGATCATTAAGAGAATTAACAACTTACGGATTAAAAGGTATGTCAGCTTACGTAAAGCAAGCTAGAGCATTAGGATTTGAAAATGATGAAGTTGTTGCTTTCATGGCTCAAGCATTAGCTGAATTACTAGATGATACAAAAACAGTTGATGATTATGTAGCATTAGCTTTAAAAGCTGGTGAAGTTGGTGTTTCAGGTATGGCATTATTAGATACTGCTAACACTAAGACTTATGGAAATCCTGAAATAACTAAGGTTAATATAGGAGTTAGAAATAACCCTGGTATATTAATAAGTGGACATGATTTAAGAGATTTAGAACAATTACTTGAGCAAACAGAAGGTACTGGAGTAGACGTTTATACTCACAGTGAAATGCTTCCAGCTCACTACTATCCAGCATTCAAGAAGTACACTCACTTTGCAGGAAACTACGGAAATGCTTGGTGGAAACAAAATGAAGAGTTCGAAAAGTTCAATGGACCAATACTTATGACTACAAACTGTATAGTTACTCCAAAAGATTCATACAAGGATAGAATATACACTACAGGTGTAACTGGATTCCCAGGGGTTAAGCACATAGATGCTGATGCAAATGGAATAAAGGATTTCTCAGCATTAATAGAACAAGCTAAGAAATTACCTTCACCAACTGAAATAGAAACAGGAGAAATCATCGGTGGATTCGCTCATGAACAAGTATTTGCTTTAGCAGATAAAGTTGTTGATGCAGTTAAGAGTGGAGCTATAAAGAGATTCTTCGTAATGGCTGGTTGTGACGGAAGAGCTAAGAGCAGAAACTACTACACAGAATTTGCTGAAAAACTTCCAAAGGATACAGTAATCCTTACAGCTGGATGTGCTAAATACAAGTATAACAAGTTAAACTTAGGTGATATCGGAGGAATTCCAAGAGTTCTAGATGCTGGACAATGTAATGACTCATACTCATTAGCATTAATAGCATTAAAGCTTAAAGAAGTATTCGGATTAGCTGATATTAACGAGTTACCAATATCATACAACATAGCTTGGTATGAACAAAAAGCTGTTATAGTATTGTTATCATTACTATACTTAGGAGTTAAGAATATACATTTAGGACCAACTCTACCAGCATTCCTTTCACCAAATGTTGCTAATGTTTTAGTTAAGAACTTTGGTATCGGTGGAATAACAAATGTTGATGATGATATGGCTATGTTCCTAGCACAATAA
- a CDS encoding pseudouridine-5'-phosphate glycosidase, translated as MLEKYLDINPEVKKALEEGKPVVALESTIISHGMPYPQNVSTALAVEQIIRDNGAVPATIAILGGVLKVGLTEAEIDHLGKAGNVIKTSRRDIPFIIAKKADGATTVASTMIIAALAGIKVFATGGIGGVHREAQETFDISADLQEFAHTNVAVVCAGAKSILDIGLTLEYLETYGVPVVGFKTEELPAFYTRKSGFGVDYKVEDEKELAEAIKAKWDLGLNGGVVIANPIHEQYQMDYDTINNAIENALKEAKEKGIKGKESTPFLLAKVKEITGGASLDSNIKLVFNNAEVAAKLAVELAKLQ; from the coding sequence ATGTTAGAAAAATATTTAGACATTAATCCAGAGGTTAAAAAAGCTTTAGAAGAAGGTAAACCAGTAGTAGCTTTAGAATCTACTATAATATCACATGGTATGCCATACCCACAAAATGTTTCAACTGCATTAGCAGTGGAACAAATTATAAGAGATAATGGAGCTGTACCAGCTACAATAGCTATATTAGGTGGAGTATTAAAAGTTGGTTTAACAGAAGCTGAAATAGATCACTTAGGTAAAGCAGGAAATGTTATAAAGACTTCAAGAAGAGATATACCTTTCATAATAGCTAAAAAAGCTGATGGAGCTACAACAGTTGCTTCCACTATGATAATAGCAGCTTTAGCTGGTATAAAAGTATTTGCCACAGGTGGAATCGGAGGAGTACACAGAGAAGCTCAAGAAACCTTTGATATATCAGCAGATTTACAAGAATTTGCTCATACAAATGTAGCTGTTGTTTGTGCAGGTGCTAAATCAATACTTGATATAGGTTTAACATTAGAATATTTAGAAACTTATGGGGTTCCTGTAGTTGGATTTAAGACTGAAGAGCTTCCTGCTTTCTATACAAGAAAAAGTGGCTTTGGAGTTGATTACAAAGTAGAAGATGAAAAGGAACTTGCTGAAGCAATAAAGGCTAAATGGGATCTTGGACTAAATGGCGGAGTAGTAATAGCTAACCCTATACATGAGCAATATCAAATGGATTATGACACTATAAATAATGCTATAGAGAATGCACTAAAAGAAGCAAAGGAAAAAGGAATAAAAGGAAAAGAAAGCACACCATTCTTACTTGCTAAAGTTAAAGAGATTACAGGTGGAGCATCTTTAGATTCAAATATTAAGCTTGTGTTTAATAATGCAGAAGTTGCAGCTAAGCTTGCAGTAGAATTAGCTAAACTTCAATAA
- a CDS encoding PfkB family carbohydrate kinase: protein MTNREQEILQIIRKNPMISQKELANILGITRSSAAVHITNLIKKGSILGKGYVVKENQYATVVGGANIDIQGFPSSKLIYKDSNIGVVKHSLGGVGRNIAENMVRLGIHTKFLSVVGEDVYGQKIIDEGRHIGMDVKEIMVAQGQSTSSYLSILDETGDMAVAISHMDVIEKLDINYLISKKHVLENSEVTVIDTNLNEDVIKYIASNYKESKLFLDTVSTAKSMKVKDIIGVFHTIKPNKLEAEILSGIKIEDDSSLKKVGRYFIDAGVKNVFISLGSKGTYYTDGKQDGYIEGKAIKVVNATGAGDAFMAGLVYGELNDLSIKQKAIFGNAAAILALSHEDTINPNITVDNIYKLIEEEF from the coding sequence ATGACGAACAGAGAACAAGAAATATTACAGATAATAAGAAAAAATCCTATGATATCACAAAAAGAATTAGCTAATATCTTAGGTATTACTAGGTCTTCAGCAGCAGTGCATATAACTAATTTAATAAAAAAAGGCAGTATATTAGGAAAAGGATATGTGGTAAAGGAAAATCAATATGCTACAGTTGTAGGCGGAGCCAACATAGATATTCAAGGCTTTCCTAGCAGTAAATTGATATACAAAGACTCTAATATAGGTGTGGTTAAACATTCTTTAGGTGGAGTTGGAAGAAATATTGCTGAAAACATGGTTAGACTTGGAATCCATACGAAATTTTTATCAGTGGTTGGTGAGGATGTTTACGGTCAAAAGATTATTGATGAAGGAAGACACATAGGAATGGATGTTAAGGAGATAATGGTGGCTCAAGGGCAAAGCACCTCTTCTTATCTATCAATCCTAGATGAAACTGGAGATATGGCTGTTGCAATATCTCATATGGATGTTATTGAAAAACTTGATATTAATTATTTGATAAGTAAAAAGCATGTATTGGAGAATTCAGAAGTTACGGTAATTGACACAAATCTCAATGAAGATGTAATCAAATATATAGCAAGTAACTATAAAGAAAGTAAATTATTCTTAGACACTGTTTCTACTGCAAAATCCATGAAGGTTAAAGATATAATAGGGGTATTTCACACTATAAAACCTAATAAGTTAGAGGCTGAAATCTTAAGTGGTATAAAAATAGAAGATGACAGTAGTTTGAAAAAGGTTGGGAGATATTTCATAGATGCAGGAGTGAAAAATGTATTTATAAGTCTTGGTTCAAAGGGAACTTATTATACTGATGGAAAACAAGATGGATACATTGAAGGAAAAGCTATAAAAGTAGTAAATGCAACTGGAGCTGGAGATGCATTTATGGCCGGACTTGTATATGGAGAACTCAATGATTTGAGTATAAAACAAAAGGCTATATTCGGTAATGCAGCAGCGATACTTGCACTTAGTCATGAAGATACTATAAACCCTAATATTACAGTGGATAATATATATAAGTTAATTGAGGAGGAATTTTAA